TGACGCTATAGCTCGTAATCCTACTTTCTTTACCCTATGGGCTGGAGGGAACGATGTTTTAGGCTATGCAACTAGTGGTGGAACTAATGAAGCAATACTAACAGACCCTGCCGCCGTGGATGCTTACATCAATAATATCGTGAACTCTTTGCTTGGAATGACTGAAGCGAAAGGCGTGATAGTTAATGTGCCAAACATTTTGGCTCTTCCACATTTTCAGGCAGTGCCATGGAATGCAATTCCGATGACAAACCAAGAGTCTGTTGATGCTGCTAATGGTGGTTTTGCTCAATACAATGGTGGTGTGCAAGCCGCTCTTGGGGCTGGTATCATCGATAGTGAGGAAGCTGCATTGAGAACCATTTCTTACTCTTTAGGTGGAAACGGTATCGTGATTGTTGATCCTAATTTGACTGATGTAGAAACTAATTCTGGTGGTCAAATCCCGATTCCAAAATACCGTCAATTACAGGAAGGAGAAATCGTTCTATTGGCTGCAAGTACTATCTTGGGAACATTAGCGGATCCAACTAACCCAGCCTCAGTTATCGGGGTAGGAGTACCATTGGATGATAAATATTCATTGCGTTCAGATGAGTTAGCCAAAATTGGGGCCAATTTGGCAGCAATCAATACTTCGATAGCAACTGTAGCTGCTAGCCAGGAGCGAGTCGTTCTATTTGATGCCTATACCTTTCTTTTAGGTGTTGCTCAGGGAGGTGGATATGCTTCAGCAGAGACAGGAGGATTCGTTTTACTTCCAGATTTCTCTCCGAACGGTATTTTCTCTAATGATGGTATTCATCCGAATCCGAGAGGACATGCCATTCTTGCCAACGAATTAATTGATGTTTTGGAAACTGAATTTGGTTCAGATATTCCAAAATTGGACGTAATGCAATTCAACTCTTCTCCATTTCAACAATAAAAGAGTTATAAAAAGAAATCAAAACCCCAGCACAAGTCAATTGTGCTGGGGTTTTTTATATTTTTGGCCTCCATGAAAACAAATAGCATCAAAGACATCCTAAAAGTAGTAGCTGCCAAAGCGGCATTGGCGACTATTGATCATATAGGCACAGGCGAGAAAGAAGCAGGAGATCAGGCAGCTGTCGATGCTATGAGAAAGGCTTTTGATTCAGCAGAAATAGATGCCGTCGTTCGAGTGGGAGAAGGAGAAAAAGATGAAGCACCGATGCTTTATGTTGGAGAGACTTTGGGTACTGGCAAAGGTGAATCAGTGGATATCGCTGTAGATCCGGTTGAAGGTACTCGCTTGATGGCTGAAGGCCTGCCTAATGCTATCACAGTAATTGCTGCTACCAAAAGAGGGAGGTTTTGGGACTCGGGATCGGCCTATTATATGGACAAATTGGTAGTGGGGAAGGAGGCCAAGGGCGCCATTGATATCAACAAAACGGCCATGGAAAATCTGCATGCTGTGGCTGATAAATTAGGGAAGTCAATTTCTGATTTAGGGGTTTATATCCTGGATAAGCCAAGGCATCATGATGTGATTCAAGAAATGAAGTCTAATGGGGTTAAGGTATTTGCTCACAAGGAAGGCGACGTGATTGGCTCCATTTTAGCCTTGATCCCGGATAGCGAAATCGATGTCCTGATGGGGATAGGTGGAGCTCCAGAAGCGGTGATCACTGCCGCAGCGGTTCGGGTGCTTGGCGGTGATATGCAAGGCAAACTCGCTCCTCAGAAAGCTGAAGAAGAAATCAATCTGCAAAATGACGGCATAGATCTCGACAGAGTTTATGGTTTGGACGATTTGGTCCTCAGCGACTGGGCTGTATTTGCCGCAGCGGGTGTTACCTCAGGCCCATTGCTTACTGGGGTTACCAGAGATGCAACAGGACAGTTGAATACAGAATGCATCACCATTGGACCTGAGTGTGGAGTGATTGAAAAGAGTACTTACGCTGGCTGACGTCCATTTTTTCTTTTTGGTGCTTCTGACAGTTGACCTTTTTCAGATAGCGCTACGGCAATGAATCGTAAGCTTGGTATTTCTTCGAATACAATGATCATCATTACAGTGATGGGTACACTGAGTATCATGCCCATTATCCCCCAAATACCACCCCAGATAGTCAATGATAAAACCACGACCAGGGAGCTAAGGTTCAAGGAAGTTCCCATCAATTTAGGTTCTACGACATTACCAATGATGATCTGAACCGCTCCTACAGATAACATGATATAGACAAAAGGGGCCAATTCAGCCATTTGTAAAATCGCAAAAAGAGCCGGAAAAACTGTGGCGATCAATGAGCCAATCGTTGGGATAAAATTCAATACAAAAATCAACAAGGACCAGAAGAGTGCAGCCTCAACCCCAAATATAATCAAGGCCACATAACTCAAGGCGGCAGTCATGAAACTGACCAATGTTTTGAGCCTAAGATACCTGCCAATATTTTGATCCATTTTGTAGAACAAATCTTGTTTCTTTTCCTGTTCGCTTTCGTCAGGATAAAAAGCCTTCAGTTTTAGAGGGAAAATGGTTTCTTCAATCAATAAGAAGATGACATAGATCAAGATCAAAAAGGCATCTCCAAAAAGAGTAGTAGTAGCATCAATCATCGATGCTATAAATGCATCTGCGTTGAAATCATTCGTGTATTGATTGACCTTACTCGCTACATCCATTTCCATCACATCATTGAGCTGCAGCAGAACGACTTGAAAATTTTTCTCATAGTCGTCTATGTTTTCGTAGAGGATGGAGGAGTTGTAGTAAACCAATTCTCCTATCCCGGCTATCACAGCCGTGATGATAAAGAAGGCAATGAGACTTTGTACCCAGATAGGCACATTCTCTCTCACCCATGGTATCCACTGGAGATTTTCTCTAAGTTCGTGAATGATAAACCAAAGGATCAATGCCACTACAAAGGGAACGACATATTCTTCGGTATAGACTAGTATGGTTACAAGCGCAATAAGGGATACTAGGATGTAGGTGAATTTGGCCAGGTCATAATTAGGTTTTTCGGTCTTCTCGTTCATCGGTCATTATTCGTCTTTGTCAACACCTTCAATTAAAGGCAAAAGATAATCATAGATTTTAATATGTTGAGCATTTGACATAGGCATTATCATTTCGGGTGTGACATACTTAATTCCTTTTTTTGTCTTGAGATGTCCATCGTTTACTTTTGCGGTTGCGTAGAAGGGGTAAAACCCAGGAATTAGATTTTTTATGGAGCATGTGATTGATACCCCCAAAACAAGAAAGGAATACATGGATGAGATTCTTCGACTAAAGAAGGAGAAAAATGCAGTATTGCTTGCTCATTATTATCAAGAGGCGGATATACAGGATTTAGCAGATTATGTAGGAGATAGTTTAGGACTATCGAGAAAAGCCGCAGAAACGGATGCAGATATCATCGTGTTCGCTGGTGTGCACTTCATGGCCGAAACTGCGAAGATTATCAACCCTGAGAAGAAAGTGATTCTTCCGGATTTGAATGCGGGTTGTTCTTTGGCTGATTCAGCACAACCGGGCCCTTTTAAGGAATTTGTTGATGCACACCCCGATCATATCGTGGTGACTTATATCAACTGCTCTGCAGAGATCAAGGCGATGAGTGATATCATTTGCACTTCATCTAATGCGGTAGATATTATCAATTCAATTCCGAAGGATCAGAAAATCATTTGTGCTCCTGATAGAAATCTGGGAGAATATCTAATTCACCAGACTGGTAGAGATATGGTGCTTTGGGATGGAGCCTGCATGGTGCATGAGGCTTTTGCTATGGACAAGATTTTGGATCTGCATAAGGAAAACCCAAAAGCCAAATTCATTGCTCACCCAGAGTCAACACAGAATATTTTAAGGATTTCGTCTTTTGTTGGATCAACCGAAAAGCTGCTCAATTTTGTTCAGGAAGATGATTCCGAGGAATTTATCGTGGCGACAGAGGCAGGTATTCTACATGAGATGCAAAAGCGTGTACCGCATAAGAAATTGATTCCAGCTCCAGCCAAGGAGGACAACACCTGTTCATGTAGCGAGTGTCACTATATGAAAATGAATACCCTTCAAAAACTATATAACTGTCTCAGAGACGAAAGCCCTTCGGTAGATGTACCAGTGGAAATTCGAAAAAAGGCATTGATTCCATTAGAGCGTATGCTCGAATTGTCTAAATAACCATATATGCCTACCTACGATTTTTTGGTCATCGGCTCTGGGATTGCCGGTTTAAGCTACGCTTTGAAAGTGGCAAAGAAATGCCCGGATAAGAAACTGGCGATAGTCACCAAGTCTTATGAGAATGAGTCCAATACCAAGTATGCCCAGGGCGGCATGGCTGTGGTGATGGACAAAGTCAAAGACTCCTACGATCAGCATATCAAAGACACACTGATAGCTGGAGATGGCCTATGTGATGAGGAAGTCGTAGAATTTGTGGTCAAAGAAGCGCCGGATCGTTTGAAGGAATTGATTGCTTGGGGAACCCGTTTCGATAAGGGGAAGCATGGAAAATATGATCTGGGCAAAGAAGGAGGACACTCTGCCCACAGGATATTGCATCACAAGGATATTACGGGTTTTGAGATCCAAAGAGCCCTATTGGAGAAGGTTCATGCATGCAAAAATGTATCATTGTTTCCTCATCATTTTGCCGTTGACCTGATCACCGAACATCATTTGCCGATAGAGATTAAGGACAAGTCTCGTACATGCTTTGGGGCTTATGTATTGAATGAGAAAACCAGAAAAATTGAAACTTTCCTCTCTAAAATCACTCTAATCGCAAGTGGTGGGATAGGTCATGTTTATCAAAACACCACCAATCCAAAGGTCGCTACTGGAGACGGAATTGCCATGGCATATAGAGCGAAGGCTTTTGTGAAGCATATGGAGTTCGTCCAGTTTCATCCTACTGCCTTGTATGAATCGGACAGAAAAGGGCAGACATTTTTGATCTCTGAAGCAGTAAGAGGTTTTGGGGCGATATTAAGAGATGAGCATGGGGAGCCTTTCATGCACAAATATGACGAAAGGGAAAGCCTGGCCTCAAGAGACATTGTTTCGAGGGCGATAGATGCAGAGATGAAACGTAGTGGAGGAGAGTATATGTACCTCGATTGTCGTCATTTGGACCTTGATAGGTTTGAGAAGCACTTCCCCAATATCTCTAGCAAGTGTAGATCCATTGGGATTGACATAGAGCATGATATGATACCGGTGGTCCCAGCCGCTCATTATTTGTGTGGAGGGATTGATGTGGATCGTTTTGGTCAGTCGAAGGTGGAGAATTTGTTTGTGGCAGGTGAGGCAGCTTGTACAGGTCTACATGGAGCCAATCGTCTGGCGTCAAACTCCCTTTTAGAAGCCATTGTTTTTGCCCATCGAAGTTTCGAGAAAACGACTGAATTGATCGATCAGGTATCAGAGTTGCCCAATCCACCGGATTGGAACGAAGAAGGTACAACTCAACCTAAAGAGCTCATCCTAATCACGCATAATAGAAAGGAAGTCCAGGCCATCATGTCGAACTATGTTGGAATCATTCGGTCAGCTGAACGTCTGGACCGTGCTAAAAAGAGATTGAGGTTGATCTACGAAGAAACAGAAGAGCTTTATCGAAGAACTAAAATTTCTCCACAGCTATCAGAATTGCGCAATTTGATTACGATTGCCTATTTGATTATACAACAGTCCCTCAAAAGAGATGAAAATAAAGGGGGATTCTACAGGACGGATTAAAATTAGGACTGATGATTGGGGTTGTTGAGATGCTTGTGATAGCGTATGTAGCAGATCGCAAACGTCAATAATGACCAAATTAATAAAATCAAGTATTCCATAGCTTTAACATTTAATAGTTGCAAAAAAGCAGCGGGTTGAAGCACTGCCTGTTTGCAAAAGTAACGAATTGTGGAGGTTAAAATTATCACCCTCAGTCAATTAGCCTAAATAAAAGTTGGAAAGGATTGAATTCTGACTGATATTAAGGTTGGGATAATTATCTAATCGGGCATGGGTGTATCTAAAATGACTTACAAGGATGTCGAAATAATCACGACTGATTTATCAGGTCTGACAATCGATGAAGGAAATAAGGTTTTGAATGAAGCGGTGGCAGTCATTAGTAAATACCCCGAAAAATCTGTTTTGTCCCTAATCAATGTAGAGGGCATCAAGATCAATTCGGCCTTTCTTGATGAGATCAAGGAGGTGGGAAAGAAGAATGGCCCTTATGTAAAAGGAACGGCGGTAGTTGGCCTCACATCCATGACAAAGTTGATGGCAAGAGCCATCATTAAATTTACAGGTCGTAAAGCGGCGCTTTTTGATGACGAGGAGTCAGCCTTGGCTTGGTTGTACCAGGTTCATTTAGGCGAAAAATAGTGGACCAAAAATGTAACAACAGGCCTCAACCCTCAAGCATCTCGAAATAAAACGGGAAAATATTGTACATTAGTTGATTAATATCAATGATACCGCCAGATTGGATGTAAAGATGTACGAAATCAAAGCCCATATCGAAAAGAACTTATTAACCCTGCGACTTGTAGGTTTTATGACAGATGAGGAGTTGGAGGACGGTTCTAATCTGACTATAAGTGAGGCCAAGAAGCTGAAAAAGGGCTTTGTGATAATCAATGACATTAGCAAAATGAAGCCAGCCTCACCCCAAGGCACAGAGTATATTAAAAAGGCTCAAAAATTTGTGATTCAAAACGGAGCTTCAAAAATCATTCGGGTTACGGAAAACCCCGTGGCTAAAATGCAATTCGAAAGAACCGAGTCTTCAGCGGGTTATGAGGCAATTGAAGTTAAGACCTTTGACGAGGCTATGGCTCTAATTTGATCCTTAATGGATTCTCGAATTCAAGTAAGTTTCCATGTTTTCTCTGCTGATGATTTCCAGAGGGAATAGTTCGTTTTCTGGTAGTTCCTTTTGAAACAGTAGGTGATTGGACAAATGACCAATGCCAGTCAAAGTCATGCGTTTTGGATTTTGATTAATGAGAAAATTGATGACTCCTCTCTTTAAATAGCTCAGATTCTTTTCCAAAAGGTCATAGCCTATCAAACGAATGTCCGACCTTCCCATGTTTTCTAGTATGGAAGCAACTTCATGCAGTGCGGATGAGGTAGAGACAAATATGCCTCCAAGGTTTTCATCAATCAGAATTTGCTCTATCTGTTCCCTGATCAGTGCCGGATCCATTTTCTTGATATCATGGCTGCTGATTTCATATTTAGGCTCAAGAATGTCTCTTAAGCCTTGTTCTTTGGCCTTCAGGTGCATGGAGTTTTCAATGTTTTCCTGAATATGTAGAATGGCTACATGAGACTTGTCGGTGCCTCCTATGGAAATCAGTTCGCCTGCTAGCCTTCCCGATTGATACAAATCCTGACCAATAAAGGAAATAGGCGAAAGCTCTTTTATAAAAGTATTACAAAGTACGTAGGGGATATTGTCCTGGTTTTGTTGGCTAAAGAACTCCAGCGTTTCCTTATGGAAAATGGGAGCGCATACCAGGCCATCTGGGGTTTGAGAAAGGGCATTTTCTGCCGCTTCTCGAAAGGATGAACTGTCAAAAAGGTCAAAAAAATGATTGTCGATCTGGAGATTGTATTGAGACCAATCTTCCAAGCTCTGAGTGATACCTGTGAAGGCAAGTGCCCAATATTCGTCCTGTTCTGGATTGGGCATAATCACTGCGATTTTTATGCCTTTTTTGGAGCCTAATGTGCGCGCTAGTAGGTTAGGTTTGTAACCAGTTTCTGACAGCACCTTTTCTATTTTCTCCTTTACCTCCTCAGATACTTTTCCTCTTTTGTGAATGACCCGATCCACGGTGCCTACAGATACGCCAGCCAGTT
This is a stretch of genomic DNA from Reichenbachiella ulvae. It encodes these proteins:
- the glpX gene encoding class II fructose-bisphosphatase; amino-acid sequence: MKTNSIKDILKVVAAKAALATIDHIGTGEKEAGDQAAVDAMRKAFDSAEIDAVVRVGEGEKDEAPMLYVGETLGTGKGESVDIAVDPVEGTRLMAEGLPNAITVIAATKRGRFWDSGSAYYMDKLVVGKEAKGAIDINKTAMENLHAVADKLGKSISDLGVYILDKPRHHDVIQEMKSNGVKVFAHKEGDVIGSILALIPDSEIDVLMGIGGAPEAVITAAAVRVLGGDMQGKLAPQKAEEEINLQNDGIDLDRVYGLDDLVLSDWAVFAAAGVTSGPLLTGVTRDATGQLNTECITIGPECGVIEKSTYAG
- a CDS encoding AI-2E family transporter, encoding MNEKTEKPNYDLAKFTYILVSLIALVTILVYTEEYVVPFVVALILWFIIHELRENLQWIPWVRENVPIWVQSLIAFFIITAVIAGIGELVYYNSSILYENIDDYEKNFQVVLLQLNDVMEMDVASKVNQYTNDFNADAFIASMIDATTTLFGDAFLILIYVIFLLIEETIFPLKLKAFYPDESEQEKKQDLFYKMDQNIGRYLRLKTLVSFMTAALSYVALIIFGVEAALFWSLLIFVLNFIPTIGSLIATVFPALFAILQMAELAPFVYIMLSVGAVQIIIGNVVEPKLMGTSLNLSSLVVVLSLTIWGGIWGIMGMILSVPITVMMIIVFEEIPSLRFIAVALSEKGQLSEAPKRKNGRQPA
- a CDS encoding STAS/SEC14 domain-containing protein, encoding MGVSKMTYKDVEIITTDLSGLTIDEGNKVLNEAVAVISKYPEKSVLSLINVEGIKINSAFLDEIKEVGKKNGPYVKGTAVVGLTSMTKLMARAIIKFTGRKAALFDDEESALAWLYQVHLGEK
- the nadA gene encoding quinolinate synthase NadA, with protein sequence MEHVIDTPKTRKEYMDEILRLKKEKNAVLLAHYYQEADIQDLADYVGDSLGLSRKAAETDADIIVFAGVHFMAETAKIINPEKKVILPDLNAGCSLADSAQPGPFKEFVDAHPDHIVVTYINCSAEIKAMSDIICTSSNAVDIINSIPKDQKIICAPDRNLGEYLIHQTGRDMVLWDGACMVHEAFAMDKILDLHKENPKAKFIAHPESTQNILRISSFVGSTEKLLNFVQEDDSEEFIVATEAGILHEMQKRVPHKKLIPAPAKEDNTCSCSECHYMKMNTLQKLYNCLRDESPSVDVPVEIRKKALIPLERMLELSK
- a CDS encoding LacI family DNA-binding transcriptional regulator; translated protein: MTDNNNIRIKDIAKLAGVSVGTVDRVIHKRGKVSEEVKEKIEKVLSETGYKPNLLARTLGSKKGIKIAVIMPNPEQDEYWALAFTGITQSLEDWSQYNLQIDNHFFDLFDSSSFREAAENALSQTPDGLVCAPIFHKETLEFFSQQNQDNIPYVLCNTFIKELSPISFIGQDLYQSGRLAGELISIGGTDKSHVAILHIQENIENSMHLKAKEQGLRDILEPKYEISSHDIKKMDPALIREQIEQILIDENLGGIFVSTSSALHEVASILENMGRSDIRLIGYDLLEKNLSYLKRGVINFLINQNPKRMTLTGIGHLSNHLLFQKELPENELFPLEIISRENMETYLNSRIH
- the nadB gene encoding L-aspartate oxidase, giving the protein MPTYDFLVIGSGIAGLSYALKVAKKCPDKKLAIVTKSYENESNTKYAQGGMAVVMDKVKDSYDQHIKDTLIAGDGLCDEEVVEFVVKEAPDRLKELIAWGTRFDKGKHGKYDLGKEGGHSAHRILHHKDITGFEIQRALLEKVHACKNVSLFPHHFAVDLITEHHLPIEIKDKSRTCFGAYVLNEKTRKIETFLSKITLIASGGIGHVYQNTTNPKVATGDGIAMAYRAKAFVKHMEFVQFHPTALYESDRKGQTFLISEAVRGFGAILRDEHGEPFMHKYDERESLASRDIVSRAIDAEMKRSGGEYMYLDCRHLDLDRFEKHFPNISSKCRSIGIDIEHDMIPVVPAAHYLCGGIDVDRFGQSKVENLFVAGEAACTGLHGANRLASNSLLEAIVFAHRSFEKTTELIDQVSELPNPPDWNEEGTTQPKELILITHNRKEVQAIMSNYVGIIRSAERLDRAKKRLRLIYEETEELYRRTKISPQLSELRNLITIAYLIIQQSLKRDENKGGFYRTD